From Sphingopyxis sp. USTB-05, the proteins below share one genomic window:
- a CDS encoding DUF4406 domain-containing protein, whose product MSNDTNGHDAKRDHALILSAWLCVLGDARISYLSGPITTGPRWAAALEHEGEDYDRARVIADNSAAILAAARKLRAGSPRLVVEPASLSVREWSQDDYLTLWTTLIERHAADIYFMPGWEYSIGCALEFERALIHSLPAFDIEGNALATGTGFAMLAAAIEDLGVRGARTPALLPLRNRLRAVLERVAPGHVLPHSA is encoded by the coding sequence ATGAGCAACGACACAAACGGCCATGACGCGAAGCGGGATCACGCCTTGATCCTGTCGGCGTGGCTCTGCGTGCTCGGAGACGCCCGGATCAGCTATCTCAGCGGTCCGATCACCACTGGGCCGCGCTGGGCTGCCGCGCTCGAGCATGAAGGCGAAGATTATGACCGAGCGCGCGTGATCGCAGACAATTCGGCCGCCATCCTAGCGGCCGCGCGCAAGCTTCGAGCCGGATCCCCTCGACTTGTGGTTGAGCCCGCCAGTCTTAGCGTGCGCGAATGGTCACAGGATGATTATCTGACGCTCTGGACGACTCTGATAGAACGCCACGCGGCAGATATCTATTTCATGCCCGGCTGGGAATATAGCATTGGCTGCGCGCTCGAGTTTGAACGGGCGCTCATTCACAGCCTTCCGGCCTTCGACATCGAGGGCAACGCCCTAGCAACCGGCACTGGGTTCGCGATGCTCGCGGCCGCTATTGAGGATTTGGGAGTCCGGGGCGCGCGGACGCCAGCGCTGCTGCCACTGCGGAATCGGCTTCGCGCGGTCCTCGAACGGGTCGCCCCGGGGCACGTCCTCCCGCACTCCGCGTAA
- a CDS encoding DUF2357 domain-containing protein, whose product MPVEEFLEFKSPCGGTVAVAKIVAESKGRPFLRITTAQAAENGEEALQLLEGVRYQYELNKPGYTIEETAIVRRFLVGAEDRDRGELSTGLHTGLLRLYVVESGQRVAMASVEVRSAKLNYREEYRAMLERIAEASLDLLAYLPETSQVRLEMDENSSAESIQQQFFFIRGLLEGEEFSEAIARILRTPHSRLIPVADTRNLSKSFRATQNLGRDLAAAGRRLPLPATHPLAGRLSGHGKVTPSLPSRIAAVSLEETVDTPENRFVKFVLTEFFDTLDLIARRLEAAGAANASFASREVEPLRMKIGELLNHDLFEDVRSVEKIAFSSPVLQRKAGYREILRSWLRFSSTARLVWSGGDDVFGGGKRDIATLYEYWLFFVLWDVVSARLGDAASELLSKDILEQSTNGFGLKLKTGRFFPAKGFEILHNGVRLSIQFSYNRTFKAAKTRTVSMRIPYSGNHPEPGSWTKAMRPDFTLSIWPASLDSDRAELEEAIAHVHFDAKYSVDFVEELFGPTEIDLGDEKRLQRAGSYKRADLLKMHAYKDAIRRSQGAYILYPGSASEPSGGNSAWREYHEVLPGLGAFVVRPQQEAEGKATLQAFLSDILDYLADKHRLPRN is encoded by the coding sequence ATGCCAGTTGAAGAGTTCCTTGAGTTCAAAAGTCCCTGTGGCGGAACGGTGGCGGTCGCAAAAATAGTAGCGGAATCAAAAGGACGCCCATTTCTGCGAATAACGACCGCCCAAGCGGCAGAAAATGGCGAGGAGGCTCTGCAACTTTTGGAGGGCGTTCGATACCAGTACGAACTCAATAAGCCTGGCTACACCATCGAAGAAACCGCAATCGTCAGACGCTTTCTTGTCGGTGCCGAAGACCGCGACCGTGGCGAGCTCTCAACTGGGCTGCATACGGGGCTGCTACGCCTATATGTTGTGGAGTCGGGTCAACGTGTTGCCATGGCGTCTGTCGAGGTCAGATCGGCTAAACTCAATTACCGAGAAGAGTATCGCGCCATGCTTGAGCGGATTGCAGAAGCATCGCTCGATTTGTTGGCTTATCTCCCCGAGACATCCCAAGTTCGCCTTGAAATGGATGAAAATTCTTCCGCGGAGAGCATACAGCAGCAGTTTTTCTTCATCCGCGGGTTGTTAGAGGGGGAGGAGTTTTCTGAGGCCATTGCGCGAATTCTTCGAACGCCGCACAGCCGCCTAATCCCGGTCGCCGATACCCGTAACCTTTCAAAATCTTTCCGTGCCACGCAAAATCTCGGACGGGATCTCGCCGCCGCGGGGAGGCGGCTCCCCCTCCCGGCGACTCATCCGCTGGCCGGCCGACTGTCTGGCCATGGCAAGGTAACGCCAAGCTTACCGTCGAGGATCGCGGCTGTATCGCTGGAAGAAACGGTCGACACACCTGAAAACCGGTTTGTAAAGTTCGTGCTAACCGAATTCTTCGATACCCTCGATCTGATCGCGCGACGACTGGAGGCCGCCGGCGCTGCCAACGCGTCCTTTGCAAGCAGAGAGGTCGAGCCTCTACGCATGAAGATCGGCGAGCTACTGAACCACGATCTTTTTGAAGACGTCCGATCAGTCGAAAAAATCGCCTTCTCAAGCCCAGTTCTTCAAAGAAAGGCGGGATACCGGGAGATTTTGCGGAGCTGGCTTCGCTTCAGCAGCACCGCCCGTCTCGTCTGGAGCGGCGGCGACGATGTTTTCGGTGGGGGTAAACGGGACATTGCGACGCTTTATGAATATTGGTTGTTCTTCGTTCTATGGGATGTCGTGTCGGCACGCCTCGGTGATGCTGCCTCAGAACTCCTGAGTAAGGACATTCTGGAGCAATCCACCAACGGATTTGGGCTGAAACTCAAGACCGGTCGCTTCTTCCCTGCGAAAGGCTTCGAAATCCTTCACAACGGCGTTCGATTGAGCATCCAGTTCAGCTATAATCGCACATTCAAGGCGGCCAAAACCCGCACGGTCAGTATGCGAATACCATATTCGGGCAATCACCCTGAACCTGGGTCATGGACTAAGGCCATGCGTCCGGACTTTACACTTTCGATTTGGCCCGCCTCATTAGATAGCGATCGGGCGGAACTCGAAGAGGCGATAGCCCATGTGCACTTCGACGCAAAATATAGCGTTGATTTTGTAGAGGAATTATTCGGTCCCACCGAAATCGACCTAGGAGATGAAAAGAGGCTGCAAAGGGCCGGAAGCTACAAAAGGGCCGATCTACTGAAAATGCACGCCTACAAGGATGCCATCAGGCGCTCACAAGGCGCCTACATCCTTTATCCAGGATCAGCTTCTGAACCTTCCGGTGGAAATTCCGCTTGGCGTGAATATCATGAGGTTCTTCCGGGTCTGGGCGCGTTCGTCGTGAGGCCTCAACAAGAGGCTGAGGGCAAGGCAACTTTACAAGCCTTTTTGTCGGATATTCTGGATTACTTGGCAGATAAACATCGCCTTCCTCGCAATTGA
- a CDS encoding McrB family protein, with product MGELVFAARSLAASGLGWFLFTRSTVGEDAGKERAININRNVLDEWFPDRDDANEDPIDISSRYLDGFDLTGNTIKADTRTIRNQGGGKNWRLAGEAIAGPKYDMRAQDLMFMVFDKSTNTLSWITIRSGGDSSRTVPVEESQLYSAVLALLGPSDRSMWLIDPDKAAHITQQITAVFPKAGELLMAHKAMMEAWLSDLKGSGFIASRSVERRLPLALQTKRFVILTGLSGSGKTLLARLFAKWISPSAENYVVVPVGSNWTSNENILGYPDALSPDRYVKTAAVEIILRASAAPDEPHILILDEMNLSHVEGYFADFLSAIESPNEPLHLHGDAAERGDVPPFLKGLPRNLFVIGTVNVDETTYMFSPKVLDRANVIEFRADPHAMRGFLENPRKAEADTIAKGGEAHAAEFVARANADSELDATVSAIFSAEMMFLFDVLSKYELEFGFRTAHEIMRYISLARNIEAGLPWDAERDLLRQAFDEQVCQKILPRLHGARKHLEPILLELGTYCALDRAWSADSAGDLSALQLTTQSAVQEGSLPAKDSGAFLPTSHDKIVRLLDRVRRNGFASFAEA from the coding sequence ATGGGCGAGCTCGTATTCGCCGCGCGGAGCCTTGCAGCATCAGGTCTCGGTTGGTTCCTGTTTACCCGAAGCACCGTCGGCGAAGACGCTGGCAAAGAGCGAGCTATTAACATCAATCGCAATGTCTTGGACGAATGGTTCCCGGATCGTGATGATGCGAATGAAGATCCCATCGATATTTCTTCCCGGTACCTTGATGGCTTTGACCTGACAGGGAACACGATAAAGGCTGATACTCGCACCATCCGCAATCAAGGCGGGGGAAAGAATTGGAGGCTGGCCGGCGAGGCTATCGCTGGGCCGAAATACGACATGCGAGCCCAAGACCTGATGTTCATGGTCTTCGATAAATCCACGAATACTCTGTCTTGGATCACAATCCGGTCAGGCGGCGATAGCTCGCGAACGGTTCCAGTGGAAGAGAGTCAACTTTATTCGGCCGTACTTGCTCTGCTCGGCCCAAGCGACCGGAGCATGTGGTTGATTGATCCTGATAAGGCCGCCCACATTACCCAACAAATAACGGCCGTATTTCCAAAAGCGGGGGAGCTTCTTATGGCGCACAAGGCGATGATGGAGGCTTGGCTTTCCGATCTTAAAGGGTCCGGTTTCATCGCTAGCAGGAGCGTGGAACGACGCCTGCCATTGGCACTTCAGACAAAACGATTTGTCATCCTCACCGGCCTCTCAGGTTCCGGTAAGACTCTGCTGGCACGCCTATTCGCGAAGTGGATTTCTCCCTCCGCAGAAAATTATGTTGTTGTGCCGGTGGGATCAAATTGGACTTCCAACGAAAACATTCTTGGATATCCCGACGCTCTAAGCCCGGATCGATATGTAAAAACTGCTGCGGTTGAAATCATTTTAAGAGCCTCCGCGGCGCCTGACGAGCCTCACATTCTAATTCTTGATGAAATGAATTTGTCGCATGTTGAAGGGTATTTTGCAGATTTCCTGTCGGCCATTGAGTCACCGAACGAACCCCTGCATCTACATGGCGACGCAGCCGAACGGGGGGACGTTCCACCCTTTCTGAAGGGCCTGCCCCGCAATCTTTTTGTGATTGGGACGGTCAATGTCGACGAGACCACCTACATGTTTTCGCCGAAGGTTTTGGATCGTGCAAATGTAATCGAGTTTCGCGCCGATCCTCATGCTATGCGCGGATTTCTGGAAAATCCTCGAAAAGCCGAAGCCGATACCATCGCCAAGGGCGGCGAAGCACACGCGGCCGAATTCGTGGCCCGTGCGAACGCAGATTCAGAGCTAGACGCCACGGTTTCGGCCATTTTCAGCGCGGAAATGATGTTTCTCTTCGATGTGCTCTCAAAATACGAGCTGGAGTTCGGCTTCAGAACTGCTCACGAGATTATGCGATATATCTCTCTGGCGCGAAATATCGAAGCGGGTTTGCCGTGGGACGCCGAACGCGATCTGCTGCGTCAGGCTTTCGACGAGCAAGTTTGCCAAAAGATCTTGCCAAGGCTCCACGGTGCACGAAAGCATCTGGAACCTATATTGCTGGAACTCGGGACCTATTGCGCTTTGGATCGCGCTTGGTCGGCTGATAGCGCTGGAGACTTGAGCGCTTTGCAGCTCACGACCCAATCCGCGGTGCAAGAAGGTTCCTTGCCGGCAAAAGACAGCGGCGCTTTTCTGCCGACGTCGCACGACAAGATCGTGCGGCTACTGGACCGAGTGCGCAGAAACGGCTTTGCGAGCTTCGCCGAGGCATAG